The following coding sequences lie in one Rothia sp. SD9660Na genomic window:
- the glmS gene encoding glutamine--fructose-6-phosphate transaminase (isomerizing) — MCGIVGYVSLGTAADGKKFDHTAYDVVLEGLRRQEYRGYDSAGVALIGDSGIEFRKKSGKLVNLEAEVEANPLPATTIGIGHTRWATHGGPTDNNAHPHVVDNGRLAVVHNGIIENFAELRAELVEEGCEFKSQTDTEIAANLIASIYNKLESKDLTEAVRKASNRLEGAFTILVTHVDHPDRVVAARRNSPLVIGLGENENFLGSDVSGFIDYTKKAVEMGQDQIVTITGSDYSIIDFEGFPANGKEFTIEWDAAAVEKGGFDSFMEKEIHEQPAAVRDTLLGRLDEKGNLTLDELKIDDATLRSVNKIIVVACGTAAYAGQVARYAIEHWCRIPTEVELAHEFRYRDPIVDEKTLVVALSQSGETMDTLMAVRHAQEQGAKVISICNTNGSTLPRESDAALYTHAGPEIAVASTKAFLSQIAAAYLLGLYLAQLRGNMYKDEIRTILEELQKMPEKIQAVINNEQQVKDLGTSMKDAKSVLFLGRHVGFPVAMEGALKLKEIAYLHAEGFAAGELKHGPIALVEEGQPIFVIVPSPNGRDSLHSKVVSNIQEVRARGAVTIVIAEEGDTAVEEHADHIIRIPASPSLLQPLLSTVPLQIFACSVAHAKGYDVDQPRNLAKSVTVE; from the coding sequence ATGTGTGGAATCGTAGGATACGTAAGTCTCGGCACTGCCGCAGACGGTAAGAAATTTGACCATACCGCATACGATGTGGTTCTCGAAGGTCTGCGCCGCCAGGAATACCGCGGCTATGACTCAGCCGGTGTTGCCCTGATTGGTGATAGCGGCATCGAATTCCGTAAGAAGTCAGGCAAGCTTGTTAACCTCGAAGCTGAAGTAGAAGCCAACCCGCTGCCTGCTACCACTATCGGTATTGGTCACACCCGCTGGGCTACCCACGGTGGCCCCACCGATAACAATGCTCACCCCCACGTTGTCGACAACGGCCGCTTGGCAGTTGTGCACAACGGCATCATCGAAAACTTCGCAGAGCTGCGTGCAGAACTCGTCGAAGAGGGCTGTGAGTTCAAGTCACAGACAGACACCGAAATCGCAGCTAACCTGATTGCCTCCATCTACAACAAGCTGGAGAGCAAGGACCTCACTGAAGCCGTCCGCAAGGCATCAAACCGCCTTGAAGGTGCCTTCACCATCCTGGTCACTCACGTTGACCACCCCGATCGTGTTGTAGCAGCCCGTCGCAACTCCCCCCTGGTTATTGGTCTGGGCGAAAACGAAAACTTTCTGGGTTCAGACGTTTCTGGCTTCATTGACTACACCAAGAAGGCAGTCGAAATGGGCCAGGATCAGATCGTTACCATCACCGGTAGCGACTACTCCATCATCGACTTCGAAGGTTTCCCCGCCAACGGCAAGGAATTCACCATCGAGTGGGACGCTGCTGCTGTTGAAAAGGGTGGCTTCGACTCCTTCATGGAGAAGGAAATCCACGAGCAGCCCGCAGCCGTGCGCGATACCCTGCTGGGCCGTCTGGACGAAAAGGGTAACCTGACCCTTGACGAACTTAAGATTGACGATGCTACCCTGCGCTCCGTCAACAAGATCATCGTCGTAGCCTGCGGTACCGCAGCCTACGCCGGCCAGGTAGCCCGTTACGCCATCGAGCACTGGTGCCGCATCCCCACCGAGGTGGAGCTGGCCCATGAATTCCGCTATCGTGACCCCATTGTTGATGAGAAGACCCTGGTTGTAGCCCTCTCCCAGTCCGGCGAAACCATGGACACCCTCATGGCAGTGCGCCACGCCCAGGAACAGGGCGCCAAGGTCATTTCTATTTGTAACACCAACGGCTCAACCCTGCCCCGTGAATCCGATGCAGCTCTCTACACCCACGCGGGCCCCGAGATTGCAGTTGCATCTACCAAGGCCTTCCTCTCACAGATTGCTGCTGCCTACCTGCTTGGCCTCTACCTGGCCCAGCTGCGTGGCAACATGTACAAGGATGAAATCCGTACCATCCTTGAAGAACTGCAGAAGATGCCCGAAAAGATTCAAGCTGTCATCAACAATGAGCAGCAGGTCAAGGACCTCGGTACCTCCATGAAGGACGCCAAGTCCGTGCTCTTCCTGGGCCGCCACGTTGGCTTCCCCGTAGCCATGGAAGGTGCCCTGAAGCTCAAGGAAATCGCCTACCTACACGCCGAAGGCTTCGCAGCGGGCGAGCTCAAGCACGGCCCCATCGCCCTTGTCGAAGAAGGCCAGCCTATCTTCGTCATCGTCCCCTCACCCAACGGTCGCGACTCCCTGCACTCCAAGGTTGTTTCTAATATTCAGGAAGTCCGCGCTCGCGGTGCAGTGACCATCGTTATTGCAGAAGAGGGCGATACCGCTGTTGAGGAACATGCAGATCACATCATCCGCATCCCCGCCTCACCCAGCCTGCTCCAGCCCCTGCTGTCCACCGTGCCCCTGCAGATTTTTGCATGCTCAGTGGCTCACGCTAAGGGCTACGACGTTGACCAGCCTCGTAACCTGGCTAAGTCAGTAACTGTCGAGTAA
- a CDS encoding holo-ACP synthase, translated as MIIGTGTDVVNIDRFAELLEGTPTLHERLFVPGERGLPVRSLAARFAAKEAAAKALRAPAGLNWQDCWVEKEVDGAPYLVAKGTVARRAAGLGINRWHLTMSHDEPIATATVVAEHLSDSDLLTLLRLDPSARGLLLAHPVEEGN; from the coding sequence ATGATTATTGGTACCGGTACTGACGTAGTCAATATAGATCGGTTCGCTGAACTCTTAGAAGGTACCCCAACCCTACACGAGCGGCTCTTTGTTCCGGGGGAGCGGGGCCTGCCCGTCCGCTCCCTCGCTGCCCGTTTTGCGGCTAAGGAGGCCGCTGCTAAGGCCCTGCGGGCCCCTGCTGGTTTGAACTGGCAGGATTGCTGGGTAGAGAAGGAGGTGGACGGAGCGCCCTACCTGGTAGCAAAGGGGACGGTAGCTCGGCGAGCTGCTGGACTAGGGATTAACCGATGGCATCTGACGATGAGCCATGATGAACCTATAGCTACCGCAACCGTTGTGGCAGAGCACCTGAGCGACAGTGATTTGCTGACCCTGCTGCGTTTAGATCCCTCTGCTCGGGGGCTGCTGTTAGCTCACCCGGTAGAAGAGGGGAACTAG